From Cellulosimicrobium sp. ES-005, one genomic window encodes:
- a CDS encoding alpha-ketoacid dehydrogenase subunit beta, translating to MSTLTVAKALGAGLRRAMTDDDRVVVMGEDVGRLGGVYRVTDGLQAEFGPRRVLDTPLAESGIIGTAVGLAYRGYRPVCEIQFDGFVFVAFDQILSQLAKMHARTGGKVRLPITIRIPVGGGIGAAEHHSESPEALFAHTAGLRVVSVSNPQDAYTVLRQAVACDDPVIFFEPKRRYHLKGEVDLDPVDPLPMDRARVVRDGHDVTLVTWGGLVGTALDAAVAASDDGVSVEVIDLRSLSPIDHDTVAASVRKTGRVVVTHEAPRQAGLGAEIAATVTDRCFEYLEAAPVRVTGHGMPYPPAKLEGHYLPDLDRILDGVDRVLGRVEPFVPSSVPDAGSPVGAPASPGAPRAVEAVAR from the coding sequence ATGAGCACCCTCACCGTGGCGAAGGCGCTCGGCGCGGGGCTGCGCCGCGCGATGACGGACGACGACCGCGTGGTCGTCATGGGCGAGGACGTCGGCCGCCTGGGCGGCGTCTACCGCGTGACCGACGGGCTCCAGGCGGAGTTCGGGCCGCGGCGCGTGCTCGACACGCCGCTCGCGGAGTCCGGGATCATCGGGACGGCCGTCGGGCTCGCGTACCGCGGCTACCGGCCGGTGTGCGAGATCCAGTTCGACGGCTTCGTGTTCGTCGCGTTCGACCAGATCCTGTCCCAGCTCGCGAAGATGCACGCCCGCACCGGCGGGAAGGTGCGCCTGCCGATCACGATCCGCATCCCGGTGGGCGGCGGCATCGGCGCGGCCGAGCACCACTCGGAGTCGCCCGAGGCGCTGTTCGCGCACACGGCAGGGTTGCGCGTGGTGTCGGTCTCGAACCCCCAGGACGCGTACACCGTGCTCCGCCAGGCCGTCGCGTGCGACGACCCGGTGATCTTCTTCGAGCCCAAGCGCCGGTACCACCTCAAGGGCGAGGTCGATCTCGATCCCGTCGACCCGCTGCCGATGGACCGGGCGCGCGTCGTGCGCGACGGCCACGACGTCACGCTCGTCACGTGGGGCGGGCTCGTGGGGACCGCGCTCGACGCCGCCGTCGCCGCGTCGGACGACGGCGTGTCCGTCGAGGTGATCGACCTGCGCTCGCTCTCGCCGATCGACCACGACACCGTCGCGGCGTCCGTCCGCAAGACGGGTCGCGTCGTCGTGACGCACGAGGCGCCGCGGCAGGCCGGGCTCGGCGCGGAGATCGCCGCTACCGTGACCGACCGCTGCTTCGAGTACCTGGAAGCCGCGCCCGTCCGCGTCACGGGCCACGGCATGCCCTACCCGCCCGCGAAGCTCGAGGGCCACTACCTGCCCGACCTCGACCGCATCCTCGACGGCGTCGACCGCGTCCTGGGACGCGTCGAGCCGTTCGTGCCGTCGTCCGTGCCCGACGCCGGTTCACCGGTCGGGGCTCCCGCGTCGCCCGGCGCGCCCCGCGCCGTCGAGGCGGTGGCCCGATGA
- a CDS encoding Lrp/AsnC family transcriptional regulator, producing MHSADAVDLDLLLALADDPRATIVALADRLRISRNTVAARLARLEAEGAFLALDRRIDPHVLGHPLTAFVEVQVRQKELARIVDDVARIPEVVQAFGRSGTADLRVTVACRDTDHLFRIDAAILAIDGVERTETSLSMGELIPYRLRPLIEQQRRGAR from the coding sequence ATGCACAGCGCCGACGCTGTCGACCTCGACCTCCTGCTCGCCCTCGCCGACGACCCGCGGGCGACGATCGTCGCGCTCGCCGACCGTCTGCGGATCTCCCGCAACACCGTCGCCGCACGCCTCGCACGGCTCGAGGCCGAGGGCGCGTTCCTCGCGCTCGACCGGCGGATCGACCCGCACGTGCTCGGGCACCCGCTCACGGCGTTCGTCGAGGTCCAGGTGCGGCAGAAGGAGCTCGCCCGGATCGTCGACGACGTCGCGCGCATCCCCGAGGTCGTGCAGGCGTTCGGGCGCAGCGGGACGGCCGACCTGCGCGTCACCGTCGCGTGCCGCGACACCGACCACCTGTTCCGCATCGACGCGGCGATCCTCGCCATCGACGGCGTCGAGCGCACGGAGACCTCGCTGTCGATGGGCGAGCTCATCCCGTACCGCCTGCGCCCCCTCATCGAGCAGCAGCGTCGCGGCGCCCGCTGA
- a CDS encoding thiamine pyrophosphate-dependent dehydrogenase E1 component subunit alpha: MPSEPAVRTGPTAATPPKAQNGHRAATPRDARADRKTMAHDVRPDTPAARRAGAPGRPPRAGGAPRDVGDTPSGTTPTLRVLTEDGTRLPEPELDRWLAGLDPAAPDEAAREAARTTLLRLYEDMVVARRIDAEATALQRQGELALWPPLLGQEAAQVGSARALRDDDFVFSSYREHAVARVRGAELVDLVRVWRGVAVSGWDPYAIGMASPQVIIGAQTLHATGWAMGVQNDVDAGRVDAAAGFPVGVAYLGDGAMSQGDVNEAFVFASTYRSPVLFFCQNNQWAISEPVALQSRVPLAERARGFGMPGVRVDGNDVLAVLAVTRAALDQARHDGGPTLIEAVTYRMGPHTTADDPKRYRDAAEVEEWTGRDPIARFEAYLRSVGVLDDTGAARVQGVADAAAAELRAGCVALTDPPPLSLFDHVYAEPHHALERERAEYAHYLASFGDGDDGAGGPGAAGDRAASGTGTVTGVAR; encoded by the coding sequence ATGCCCAGCGAACCTGCGGTGCGGACCGGACCGACGGCGGCGACCCCGCCGAAGGCGCAGAACGGTCACCGGGCGGCAACCCCGCGCGACGCACGAGCAGACCGGAAGACCATGGCCCACGACGTGCGCCCGGACACGCCCGCCGCCCGGCGCGCGGGTGCTCCGGGCAGGCCGCCCCGCGCCGGTGGCGCTCCCCGAGACGTCGGGGACACGCCGTCGGGCACGACCCCGACCCTGCGCGTGCTGACCGAGGACGGCACGCGGCTCCCGGAACCCGAGCTCGACCGGTGGCTCGCCGGCCTCGACCCCGCGGCGCCCGACGAGGCCGCGCGCGAGGCCGCCCGGACGACGCTCCTGCGGCTCTACGAGGACATGGTCGTCGCGCGGCGCATCGACGCCGAGGCGACGGCCCTCCAGCGGCAGGGCGAGCTCGCGCTCTGGCCCCCGCTCCTCGGGCAGGAGGCGGCCCAGGTCGGCTCGGCGCGCGCGCTGCGCGACGACGACTTCGTCTTCTCCTCCTACCGCGAGCACGCGGTCGCGCGCGTGCGCGGCGCCGAGCTCGTCGACCTCGTGCGCGTGTGGCGCGGCGTCGCGGTCTCCGGCTGGGACCCGTACGCGATCGGCATGGCGTCGCCGCAGGTCATCATCGGCGCGCAGACGCTCCACGCGACCGGCTGGGCGATGGGCGTGCAGAACGACGTCGACGCGGGCCGGGTCGACGCGGCCGCCGGGTTCCCGGTGGGAGTCGCGTACCTCGGCGACGGCGCGATGAGCCAGGGCGACGTCAACGAGGCGTTCGTCTTCGCGTCCACGTACCGCTCGCCCGTCCTCTTCTTCTGCCAGAACAACCAGTGGGCGATCTCGGAGCCGGTCGCGCTGCAGTCGCGCGTCCCGCTCGCCGAGCGCGCCCGCGGGTTCGGCATGCCGGGCGTGCGGGTGGACGGCAACGACGTCCTCGCGGTGCTCGCCGTGACGCGCGCCGCGCTCGACCAGGCCCGCCACGACGGCGGCCCGACGCTGATCGAGGCCGTCACCTACCGCATGGGCCCGCACACCACGGCCGACGACCCGAAGCGGTACCGCGACGCCGCGGAGGTCGAGGAGTGGACCGGGCGCGACCCGATCGCGCGGTTCGAGGCGTACCTGCGCTCCGTCGGCGTGCTCGACGACACGGGGGCGGCCCGGGTGCAGGGCGTCGCCGACGCCGCGGCGGCCGAGCTGCGTGCCGGGTGCGTCGCACTCACCGACCCGCCGCCGCTGTCGCTCTTCGACCACGTCTACGCCGAGCCGCACCACGCTCTGGAGCGCGAGCGCGCCGAGTACGCGCACTACCTGGCGTCGTTCGGGGACGGGGACGACGGCGCGGGTGGGCCGGGCGCCGCGGGCGACCGGGCGGCGTCGGGCACCGGGACCGTGACGGGGGTGGCGCGATGA
- a CDS encoding glycosyltransferase: protein MTPLLTVVVPAYNAEPYLARALDSLVGFGPEVEVLVVDDGSTDGTAALAQGYADRHPGEVHVLRKANGGHGSAINTGLDHARGEYLKVVDADDWVDRAALAQVLATLRGFVRRFVDAGTPGGEPVDLLVSNFVYEKVGKRVKTAVRYRGALPRGRVLTWSQTRRFAKRQYMMMHALMYRTQVLRDAGLRLPEHTFYVDNLYALVPLAHVRTLYYLDVDLYRYFIGREDQSVHEAVMLQRLDQQLRVNWLMLEHVSRTPVTDRRLRRYLLHYVEIICAVSSILLVRAGTPACLVEKERLWSRLRAQDPELYHQVRWSGLGQIANLPGPAGRRVTVLAYRVAQRAIGFS from the coding sequence GTGACCCCGCTCCTGACCGTCGTCGTCCCGGCGTACAACGCCGAGCCCTACCTGGCGCGCGCCCTCGACTCGCTCGTCGGGTTCGGGCCCGAGGTGGAGGTGCTCGTCGTCGACGACGGCTCGACCGACGGCACCGCGGCGCTCGCGCAGGGCTACGCCGACCGGCACCCGGGCGAGGTGCACGTGCTCCGCAAGGCCAACGGCGGGCACGGGTCGGCGATCAACACCGGGCTCGACCACGCGCGCGGGGAGTACCTCAAGGTCGTGGACGCCGACGACTGGGTGGACCGCGCCGCGCTCGCCCAGGTGCTCGCGACGCTGCGCGGGTTCGTGCGCCGGTTCGTGGACGCCGGGACCCCCGGCGGCGAGCCCGTCGACCTGCTGGTCAGCAACTTCGTGTACGAGAAGGTCGGCAAGCGCGTGAAGACGGCCGTCCGGTACCGCGGCGCGCTGCCGCGCGGGCGCGTGCTCACGTGGTCGCAGACCCGCCGCTTCGCCAAGCGGCAGTACATGATGATGCACGCCCTCATGTACCGGACCCAGGTGCTGCGCGACGCGGGCCTGCGGCTCCCCGAGCACACGTTCTACGTGGACAACCTGTACGCGTTGGTGCCGCTCGCGCACGTGCGCACGCTGTACTACCTCGACGTGGACCTCTACCGGTACTTCATCGGCCGCGAGGACCAGTCCGTGCACGAGGCGGTCATGCTCCAGCGCCTCGACCAGCAGCTCCGCGTCAACTGGCTCATGCTCGAGCACGTCTCCCGGACGCCCGTGACCGACCGCCGTCTGCGCCGCTACCTGCTGCACTACGTGGAGATCATCTGCGCGGTGTCGTCGATCCTGCTGGTCCGTGCCGGGACGCCCGCGTGCCTCGTGGAGAAGGAGCGGCTCTGGTCGCGCCTGCGCGCCCAGGACCCCGAGCTCTACCACCAGGTGCGCTGGTCGGGCCTCGGGCAGATCGCCAACCTCCCCGGCCCGGCGGGCCGGCGCGTGACCGTCCTGGCCTACCGGGTCGCGCAGCGCGCCATCGGCTTCAGCTGA